In one Erythrobacteraceae bacterium WH01K genomic region, the following are encoded:
- the secY gene encoding preprotein translocase subunit SecY, whose product MASRADNIASNMSLANFSKATELRQRIWFTLGALIVFRFLSFVPLPGVNPQILSTLYDQTRGGVLDLFNTFSGGSLERMSLIALGVMPYITASIVVQMAAALHPTLAAMKKEGATGRQKINQYTRYGTVFLTAIQGYFLATGLETFGAASGMQAVVEPGLTFRIGAVISLVGGTMFLLWLGEQITARGIGNGVSLIIMAGIVAQFPTFAANMFEGGRTGSISAFIIVGFIIMVVALILFICFVERAQRRLLIQYPKRATQRGMMQADRSHLPLKLNTAGVIPPIFASSLLLLPLTISQFAGNSVDTGSTAGGFIVMLNQYLQHGQPIYMTLYAIGIIFFAFFYTAVVFNPEETAENLKKNGGFIPGIRPGKRTADYLDYVLTRITVVGAIYLTLVCVIPEYMIAQTGIPLFLGGTSLLIVVNVTVDTISQVQSHLLAHQYGDLIKKAKLKGRKR is encoded by the coding sequence ATGGCATCACGCGCCGACAATATCGCGAGCAATATGAGTCTCGCCAATTTCTCCAAGGCCACCGAGCTTCGCCAGCGCATCTGGTTTACGCTCGGCGCCCTGATCGTGTTCCGCTTCCTCAGCTTCGTACCGCTGCCGGGTGTCAATCCGCAGATTCTGAGCACGCTGTACGACCAGACGCGGGGCGGGGTCCTCGACCTGTTCAACACCTTCTCGGGCGGCAGCCTGGAGCGCATGAGTCTCATCGCGCTCGGCGTGATGCCCTACATCACCGCCTCGATCGTGGTGCAGATGGCCGCGGCCCTGCATCCCACGCTCGCCGCGATGAAGAAGGAAGGCGCCACCGGGCGCCAGAAGATCAACCAGTACACGCGCTACGGCACCGTGTTCCTGACCGCGATCCAGGGGTATTTCCTTGCGACCGGCCTCGAAACCTTCGGTGCTGCGAGCGGAATGCAGGCGGTGGTCGAGCCTGGTCTCACCTTCCGGATCGGCGCCGTCATCAGCCTCGTTGGCGGGACCATGTTCCTGCTGTGGCTGGGTGAGCAGATCACCGCGCGCGGTATCGGTAACGGCGTCTCCCTGATCATCATGGCCGGCATCGTCGCGCAGTTTCCGACCTTTGCCGCCAACATGTTCGAAGGCGGCCGCACGGGTTCGATCAGTGCCTTCATCATCGTCGGCTTCATCATCATGGTGGTCGCGCTGATCCTGTTCATCTGCTTCGTGGAACGCGCGCAGCGCCGCCTGCTGATCCAGTATCCCAAGCGTGCAACGCAGCGCGGCATGATGCAGGCAGACCGTTCGCACCTGCCCCTGAAACTGAACACGGCAGGCGTCATCCCGCCGATCTTCGCCAGTTCACTGCTTCTGCTGCCGCTGACCATCAGCCAGTTCGCCGGCAATTCCGTCGATACCGGCAGCACTGCGGGCGGGTTCATCGTGATGCTGAACCAGTACCTTCAGCACGGTCAGCCGATCTACATGACGCTGTATGCCATCGGCATCATCTTCTTCGCGTTCTTCTACACCGCCGTTGTCTTCAATCCTGAGGAAACGGCCGAGAACCTGAAGAAGAATGGCGGCTTCATTCCGGGCATCCGCCCCGGCAAGCGCACTGCCGACTACCTCGACTACGTCCTGACGCGTATCACCGTGGTCGGTGCGATCTACCTGACGCTGGTCTGTGTCATTCCCGAATACATGATCGCGCAGACGGGCATTCCGCTGTTCCTGGGTGGAACGAGCCTGCTCATCGTGGTCAACGTGACTGTGGATACGATCAGCCAGGTCCAGTCGCATCTGCTGGCGCACCAGTATGGTGACCTGATCAAGAAGGCGAAGCTCAAGGGTCGCAAGCGCTGA
- the rplO gene encoding 50S ribosomal protein L15 yields MKLNDIRDNPGARKNRIRVGRGIGSGKGKTAARGQKGQKSRSGVAIKGFEGGQMPLHMRLPKRGFNNPFGKDFAEVNLGMIQKFIDAKKLDAKKDIDHAALKAAGLARGGKDGVRLLGKGEITSKVKLVVAGASKGATAAVEKAGGSVEVVEVKTPSAKPSKAETKTGTAADKSKKAK; encoded by the coding sequence ATGAAACTCAACGATATCCGTGACAATCCCGGTGCCCGCAAGAACCGTATCCGCGTTGGTCGCGGTATCGGCTCTGGCAAGGGCAAGACCGCGGCTCGCGGCCAGAAGGGCCAGAAGAGCCGTTCGGGCGTCGCGATCAAGGGCTTCGAAGGCGGCCAGATGCCGCTTCACATGCGGCTGCCGAAGCGCGGGTTCAACAACCCGTTCGGCAAGGATTTCGCCGAAGTGAACCTGGGCATGATCCAGAAGTTCATCGACGCGAAGAAGCTCGACGCCAAGAAGGATATCGATCACGCGGCACTGAAGGCTGCCGGCCTGGCCCGTGGCGGCAAGGACGGCGTACGCCTTCTGGGCAAGGGCGAGATCACGTCCAAGGTCAAGCTGGTCGTCGCCGGTGCGTCCAAGGGCGCAACCGCTGCGGTCGAAAAGGCCGGTGGCAGTGTCGAGGTCGTCGAGGTGAAGACTCCCTCGGCCAAGCCGAGCAAGGCCGAGACGAAGACCGGCACGGCTGCGGACAAGTCCAAGAAAGCCAAATAA
- the rpmD gene encoding 50S ribosomal protein L30, producing the protein MAKIKIKQIGSPIRRPESQKKILVGLGLGKMHRVVELEDTPEVRGAIAKLPHMVAVVD; encoded by the coding sequence ATGGCGAAAATCAAGATCAAGCAGATCGGTTCGCCGATCCGTCGTCCCGAGAGCCAGAAGAAGATCCTCGTCGGTCTCGGCCTCGGAAAGATGCACCGGGTTGTCGAACTTGAAGACACCCCCGAGGTTCGCGGCGCGATCGCGAAGCTCCCGCACATGGTTGCGGTCGTCGATTGA
- the rpsE gene encoding 30S ribosomal protein S5, producing the protein MMADDNKTPETKGEDTKPVEIEQAASAESGPEVKKEEPAIADTPSEAADNQSPAQGDDGNARTQANARGGRDNRGGGRDNRGGGRGGRGGRDNRRGGRDEPDDGITEKLVHINRVSKTVKGGKRFGFAALVVVGDGQGRVGFGKGKAREVPEAITKATAAARKKMIRVSLKEGRTLHHDGNGRFGAGKVTIRTAPPGTGIIAGGPMRAVFESLGVADVVTKSVGTSNPYNMIRATFDALSDQTSPKSVAQRRGKKVADLLGRGGASEAEAKADAEAVVE; encoded by the coding sequence ATCATGGCAGACGACAACAAGACGCCCGAAACCAAGGGCGAAGACACGAAGCCGGTTGAAATCGAACAGGCTGCTTCGGCCGAAAGTGGTCCCGAAGTGAAGAAGGAAGAACCGGCGATCGCCGATACGCCTTCCGAGGCGGCGGACAACCAGAGCCCGGCGCAGGGCGACGACGGCAATGCCCGTACGCAGGCAAATGCCCGTGGCGGCCGCGACAACCGCGGCGGTGGCCGTGACAATCGTGGCGGCGGACGTGGTGGCCGGGGTGGCCGTGACAACCGCCGCGGCGGCCGCGACGAGCCGGATGACGGCATCACGGAAAAGCTGGTCCACATCAACCGCGTCTCGAAGACGGTGAAGGGCGGTAAGCGCTTCGGTTTCGCCGCTCTCGTTGTGGTCGGTGACGGCCAGGGCCGCGTCGGCTTCGGTAAGGGCAAGGCCCGCGAAGTTCCGGAGGCCATCACCAAGGCAACCGCAGCAGCGCGCAAGAAGATGATCCGCGTCTCGCTGAAGGAAGGCCGCACGCTGCATCACGACGGCAATGGCCGTTTCGGTGCCGGCAAGGTGACCATCCGCACTGCACCTCCGGGTACCGGCATCATCGCCGGTGGTCCGATGCGTGCCGTGTTCGAGAGCCTGGGCGTGGCGGACGTTGTGACCAAGTCGGTCGGTACGTCCAACCCCTACAACATGATCCGCGCAACGTTCGATGCGCTGTCCGACCAGACGTCGCCGAAATCGGTGGCGCAGCGCCGGGGCAAGAAGGTTGCCGACCTGCTGGGTCGTGGCGGTGCGAGCGAGGCCGAGGCGAAAGCCGACGCCGAAGCCGTGGTGGAGTAA
- the rplR gene encoding 50S ribosomal protein L18, with the protein MAKLSLFERRRRRVRTALRKRSGNKPRLSVHRTGQHIYAQIIDDAEGKTVAAASTLGGKGSGANIDAAKTVGKDIAAAAKKAGVTTVVFDRGGFLFHGRVKALADAAREGGLEF; encoded by the coding sequence ATGGCAAAGCTTTCTCTTTTCGAACGGCGTCGCCGCCGCGTCCGGACCGCGCTCCGCAAGCGTTCGGGCAACAAGCCGCGCCTGTCGGTGCACCGTACCGGCCAGCACATCTACGCCCAGATCATCGATGATGCCGAAGGCAAGACGGTCGCAGCTGCTTCCACCCTCGGTGGCAAGGGCTCGGGTGCGAATATCGATGCCGCCAAGACGGTCGGCAAGGATATCGCTGCCGCCGCCAAGAAGGCCGGCGTCACCACTGTCGTGTTCGATCGCGGCGGGTTCCTGTTCCATGGCCGCGTGAAAGCGCTGGCCGATGCCGCCCGTGAAGGCGGGCTGGAGTTCTGA
- the rplF gene encoding 50S ribosomal protein L6: MSRIGKKAVTIPSGVEAKIEGDTLTVKGPKGTLSMGMSDLIDYKIEDSEIQVNPANDTKQARSFWGMQRTLVSNLVEGVTEGFTKTLEISGVGYRAQAQGKTLKLQLGYSHDVDLTVPEGLEVKTPDQTTVIVSGIDKQAVGEFAANIRQWRKPEPYKGKGIKYQGEYIFRKEGKKK, encoded by the coding sequence ATGAGCCGCATCGGCAAGAAGGCCGTCACGATCCCCAGCGGTGTCGAGGCCAAGATCGAAGGCGACACGCTGACCGTGAAGGGTCCCAAGGGCACGCTGTCCATGGGCATGTCCGACCTCATCGATTACAAGATCGAAGACTCGGAAATCCAGGTCAATCCCGCCAATGACACGAAGCAGGCACGCTCCTTCTGGGGCATGCAGCGCACGCTGGTCTCCAATCTCGTCGAAGGCGTGACCGAAGGGTTCACCAAGACGCTGGAAATCAGCGGTGTCGGCTACCGTGCGCAGGCACAGGGCAAGACGCTGAAGCTGCAGCTCGGCTACAGCCACGACGTCGACCTGACCGTGCCGGAAGGCCTCGAGGTCAAGACGCCGGACCAGACGACCGTGATCGTCTCGGGCATCGACAAGCAGGCCGTGGGCGAATTCGCCGCGAACATCCGCCAGTGGCGCAAGCCCGAGCCGTACAAGGGCAAGGGTATCAAGTACCAGGGCGAATACATCTTCCGCAAGGAAGGGAAGAAGAAGTAA
- the rpsH gene encoding 30S ribosomal protein S8, producing MAMTDPLGDMLTRIRNGQQAKKDSVLSPASKLRANVLEVLQREGYIRGYSEDESGKHPALRIELKYFEGEPAIKHVARVSKPGRRVYSGSKDLPTVRNGLGITIVSTPRGVLSDNEAQAENVGGEVLAEVF from the coding sequence ATGGCTATGACCGATCCCCTGGGTGATATGCTCACCCGTATCCGCAACGGCCAGCAGGCGAAGAAGGACTCCGTCCTGTCGCCTGCGTCGAAGCTGCGTGCGAACGTACTCGAAGTCCTTCAGCGCGAAGGCTACATCCGTGGCTATTCCGAAGACGAGAGCGGCAAGCACCCTGCGCTTCGCATCGAGCTGAAGTATTTCGAAGGCGAACCTGCCATCAAGCATGTCGCCCGCGTCTCCAAGCCGGGCCGCCGCGTCTATTCGGGTTCGAAAGATCTCCCGACCGTGCGCAACGGCCTCGGTATCACCATCGTCTCGACCCCTCGCGGAGTGCTTTCGGACAACGAAGCGCAGGCCGAGAATGTCGGCGGCGAAGTCCTGGCGGAGGTGTTCTGA
- the rpsN gene encoding 30S ribosomal protein S14, with translation MAKLSSINKNEKRKKLVKQYAAKYEKLKAIADDKSLDESERLMARLKMAEIPRNANPTRIRNRCSTTGRPRGYYRKFGINRIELRNLGNKGLIPGLTKSSW, from the coding sequence ATGGCGAAACTGAGTTCCATCAACAAGAACGAGAAGCGCAAGAAGCTCGTCAAGCAGTACGCTGCGAAGTACGAGAAGTTGAAGGCAATTGCCGACGACAAGTCGCTCGACGAAAGCGAGCGTCTGATGGCGCGTCTCAAGATGGCGGAAATTCCCCGTAACGCGAATCCCACGCGTATCCGGAACCGCTGTTCCACCACCGGCCGCCCGCGCGGCTATTATCGCAAGTTCGGCATCAACCGTATCGAACTGCGTAACCTCGGCAACAAGGGCCTGATTCCGGGCCTGACCAAGTCGAGCTGGTGA
- the rplE gene encoding 50S ribosomal protein L5: MADYTPRMKSRYDDEIVKAMTEKFGYKNRLEVPKLEKITLNMGVGEASQDKKKVQVAAEEMALIAGQKPVITKAKKSIAQFKLREGMPIGAKVTLRRERMYEFLDRLVTVAMPRIRDFRGLNPRSFDGRGNYAMGMKEQIVFPEISYDKIETVRGMDIIVTTTAKTDEEARELLKLFGFPFPAEKSEEKEAA; this comes from the coding sequence ATGGCTGATTACACGCCCCGCATGAAGTCGCGCTACGATGACGAGATCGTCAAGGCGATGACCGAGAAGTTCGGCTACAAGAACCGTCTCGAAGTGCCCAAGCTCGAAAAGATCACGCTCAACATGGGCGTGGGCGAAGCGAGCCAGGACAAGAAGAAGGTCCAGGTCGCGGCCGAGGAAATGGCCCTGATCGCCGGCCAGAAGCCGGTCATCACCAAGGCCAAGAAATCGATCGCACAGTTCAAGCTGCGCGAAGGCATGCCGATCGGTGCGAAGGTAACCCTGCGCCGTGAACGCATGTACGAATTCCTCGACCGCCTCGTCACGGTGGCAATGCCCCGTATCCGTGACTTCCGCGGCCTCAACCCGCGTTCCTTCGACGGCCGTGGCAATTACGCCATGGGCATGAAGGAGCAGATCGTCTTCCCCGAAATCTCGTACGACAAGATCGAGACCGTCCGGGGCATGGACATCATCGTAACCACCACGGCGAAGACCGACGAGGAAGCGCGCGAGCTTCTGAAGCTGTTCGGTTTCCCGTTCCCGGCTGAAAAGTCGGAAGAGAAGGAAGCGGCGTGA
- the rplX gene encoding 50S ribosomal protein L24 yields the protein MASARIKKGDSVVVLSGKDKGKTGTVTKVLPKDGKVVVEGVNMISRHRKPSQANPQGGIDRVEAPMFLAKVAVADPKDGKPTRVRFEEKDGKKVRIAVKSGETIDG from the coding sequence ATGGCATCCGCACGCATCAAGAAGGGTGACAGCGTCGTCGTCCTGTCCGGCAAGGACAAGGGCAAGACCGGCACCGTCACGAAGGTCCTGCCGAAGGATGGCAAGGTCGTCGTGGAAGGGGTCAACATGATCTCACGCCACCGCAAGCCCAGCCAGGCCAATCCGCAGGGTGGCATCGACCGCGTCGAGGCGCCGATGTTCCTCGCCAAGGTGGCCGTGGCCGATCCGAAGGATGGCAAGCCGACCCGCGTCCGCTTCGAAGAGAAGGACGGCAAGAAGGTCCGCATTGCCGTGAAGTCGGGAGAAACGATCGATGGCTGA
- the rplN gene encoding 50S ribosomal protein L14 — MIQMQSNLEVADNSGAKRVQCIKVLGGSKRRFASVGDVIVVSVKEAQPRAKVKKGDVHRAVIVRTKKDVRRPDGSVIRFDSNAAVLVNKSEEPIGTRIFGPVVRELRGRGFMKIISLAPEVL, encoded by the coding sequence ATGATCCAGATGCAATCCAATCTCGAAGTCGCGGACAATAGCGGCGCGAAGCGCGTCCAGTGCATCAAGGTGCTGGGCGGGTCGAAGCGTCGGTTTGCCTCCGTCGGCGACGTGATCGTGGTTTCCGTGAAGGAAGCCCAGCCGCGCGCGAAAGTGAAGAAGGGCGACGTTCACCGCGCCGTCATCGTGCGCACGAAGAAGGATGTTCGCCGCCCCGATGGCAGCGTGATCCGCTTCGACAGCAACGCCGCTGTCCTCGTCAACAAGAGCGAGGAACCGATCGGCACCCGTATCTTCGGCCCGGTGGTTCGCGAACTGCGCGGCCGCGGCTTCATGAAGATCATCTCGCTCGCTCCGGAGGTTCTGTAA
- the rpmC gene encoding 50S ribosomal protein L29 produces the protein MSKIEDLRQKSDDQLSEELVELKREAFNLRFQSATNQLEAPARVREVRRTIAKIKTLQTERAKAASAEKA, from the coding sequence ATGAGCAAGATCGAAGATCTGCGCCAGAAGAGCGACGACCAGCTTTCGGAAGAGCTCGTCGAACTGAAGCGTGAAGCGTTCAACCTGCGCTTCCAGTCGGCAACCAACCAGCTCGAGGCTCCGGCCCGGGTTCGCGAAGTTCGCCGCACCATCGCCAAGATCAAGACTCTGCAGACCGAGCGTGCGAAGGCCGCTTCCGCAGAGAAGGCTTGA
- the rplP gene encoding 50S ribosomal protein L16, whose translation MLQPKKTKYRKAFKGRIKGDAKGGTALNFGSYGLKALEPERITARQIEAARRAITRHMKRQGRLWIRVFPDVPVSKKPAEVRQGKGKGSVEYWAARVKPGRILFELDGVSGQIAAEAFSRAAMKLPVKTKVVARLGDTSHLGGE comes from the coding sequence ATGCTGCAACCGAAGAAAACCAAGTACCGCAAGGCTTTCAAGGGCCGGATCAAGGGCGACGCCAAGGGTGGCACCGCACTTAATTTCGGCTCCTACGGTCTGAAGGCTCTCGAGCCGGAGCGTATCACCGCTCGCCAGATCGAAGCCGCGCGTCGTGCCATCACCCGTCACATGAAGCGCCAGGGCCGTCTCTGGATCCGCGTCTTCCCCGATGTGCCCGTGTCCAAGAAGCCTGCCGAAGTCCGTCAGGGTAAGGGCAAGGGCTCCGTCGAATACTGGGCAGCACGCGTGAAGCCGGGCCGCATCCTGTTCGAACTGGACGGTGTTTCGGGCCAGATCGCTGCTGAAGCCTTCAGCCGCGCTGCCATGAAGCTGCCGGTCAAGACGAAGGTCGTTGCCCGTCTCGGCGACACCTCGCACCTCGGAGGCGAATAA
- the rpsC gene encoding 30S ribosomal protein S3, which translates to MGQKSNPIGLRLQINRTWDSRWYAEGRDYAQLLKEDIDIRKHIVKSLPQAAISKVVIERPAKLCRVSIYAARPGVIIGKKGADIEKLRQKLSTMTASEVKLNIVEIRKPEVDAKLVAQGIADQLIRRVAFRRAMKRAMQSAMRLGAEGIKIVCGGRLGGAEIARVEQYREGRVPLHTLRANIDYAETEALTAYGIIGIKVWVFKGEILGHDPTAQDRLMMESQTSGVRPAR; encoded by the coding sequence ATGGGCCAGAAGAGCAATCCGATCGGTCTGCGCCTGCAGATCAACCGCACCTGGGACAGCCGCTGGTACGCCGAAGGGCGTGACTACGCGCAGCTGCTCAAGGAAGACATCGACATCCGCAAGCACATCGTGAAGTCGCTGCCGCAGGCTGCGATTTCCAAGGTCGTGATCGAGCGTCCGGCAAAGCTCTGCCGCGTTTCGATCTATGCCGCCCGTCCCGGTGTCATCATCGGCAAGAAGGGCGCGGACATCGAGAAGCTTCGCCAGAAGCTGTCCACGATGACCGCCAGCGAAGTGAAGCTGAACATCGTCGAGATCCGCAAGCCGGAAGTCGATGCGAAGCTCGTCGCCCAGGGCATTGCAGACCAGCTCATCCGCCGCGTCGCATTCCGCCGCGCGATGAAGCGCGCCATGCAGTCGGCCATGCGCCTTGGTGCCGAAGGCATCAAGATCGTGTGCGGCGGCCGCCTCGGCGGTGCCGAAATCGCCCGCGTCGAACAGTACCGCGAAGGCCGCGTGCCGCTGCACACGCTGCGCGCCAACATCGATTACGCTGAGACCGAGGCTCTGACCGCTTACGGCATCATCGGGATCAAGGTGTGGGTCTTCAAGGGCGAGATCCTCGGCCATGACCCGACCGCGCAGGACCGTCTGATGATGGAATCGCAGACGTCCGGCGTGCGCCCGGCTCGCTGA
- the rplV gene encoding 50S ribosomal protein L22, whose amino-acid sequence MGKAKSPRRVGENEALAVGTTIRGSAQKLNLVAELIRGKKVEEALNILAFSKKAMARDATKVLASAVANAENNHDLDVDALVVAEASVGKSITMKRFHTRGRGKSTRILKPFSRLRIVVREQEEA is encoded by the coding sequence ATGGGCAAGGCAAAATCCCCGCGCCGCGTCGGCGAGAACGAGGCTCTCGCAGTCGGCACCACCATTCGTGGTTCCGCGCAGAAGTTGAATCTCGTCGCCGAACTGATCCGCGGCAAGAAGGTCGAGGAAGCGCTGAACATCTTGGCGTTCTCCAAGAAGGCCATGGCGCGCGATGCGACCAAGGTCCTGGCATCGGCCGTGGCCAATGCGGAAAACAACCACGATCTCGACGTCGACGCTCTCGTCGTCGCCGAAGCGAGCGTGGGCAAGTCGATCACCATGAAGCGGTTCCATACCCGCGGTCGTGGCAAGAGCACCCGCATCCTGAAGCCGTTCAGCCGGCTGCGGATCGTGGTGCGCGAGCAGGAAGAGGCGTAA
- the rpsS gene encoding 30S ribosomal protein S19, which produces MARSVWKGPFVELSLLKKAEDAQDQSNAKPIKTWSRRSTILPQFVGLTFNVYNGHKFIPVSVSEEMVGHKLGEFAPTRTFPGHAADKKGKR; this is translated from the coding sequence ATGGCTCGTTCCGTCTGGAAAGGTCCGTTCGTCGAGCTTAGCCTTCTGAAAAAGGCTGAGGACGCACAGGATCAAAGCAATGCGAAACCGATTAAGACCTGGTCGCGCCGCAGCACAATTCTGCCGCAGTTCGTTGGTCTGACGTTCAACGTCTACAACGGTCACAAGTTCATCCCCGTCTCCGTTTCGGAAGAGATGGTAGGCCACAAGCTTGGTGAATTCGCGCCGACGCGCACGTTCCCCGGCCACGCCGCCGACAAGAAGGGCAAGCGATAA
- the rplB gene encoding 50S ribosomal protein L2 — protein sequence MALKNYKPTSPARRGLILVDKTGLYKGKPVKSLTEGKRKTGGRNNKGHVTSRGIGGGHKQKYRFIDFKRRKWDMEGTVERIEYDPNRTAFIALVKYEDGEQAYIIAPQRLDVGDKVVAGEKTDTKPGNAMLLGQMPVGTICHNVEMKPGKGGQIARSAGAYVQLVGRDRGMVIVRLNSGEQRYLRADCMGTVGAVSNPDNQNQNFGKAGRTRWKGKRPLTRGVAKNPVDHPHGGGEGRTSGGRHPVTPWGKPTKGARTRKNKQTDKMIIRSRHAKKKR from the coding sequence ATGGCACTCAAGAACTACAAACCGACAAGCCCCGCGCGCCGCGGCCTGATCCTTGTCGACAAGACGGGCCTCTACAAGGGCAAGCCGGTCAAGTCGCTTACGGAAGGCAAGCGCAAGACGGGCGGCCGCAACAACAAGGGCCACGTGACCTCGCGCGGCATCGGTGGCGGTCACAAGCAGAAGTACCGCTTCATCGATTTCAAGCGTCGCAAGTGGGACATGGAAGGCACCGTGGAGCGGATCGAATACGATCCCAACCGCACGGCCTTCATCGCCCTCGTGAAGTATGAAGACGGCGAGCAGGCGTACATCATCGCACCGCAGCGTCTCGACGTCGGCGACAAGGTCGTTGCCGGCGAGAAGACCGACACGAAGCCTGGCAACGCCATGCTTCTGGGCCAGATGCCGGTCGGCACGATCTGTCACAATGTGGAGATGAAGCCGGGCAAGGGCGGTCAGATCGCCCGTTCGGCAGGCGCCTATGTCCAGCTGGTCGGCCGTGACCGCGGCATGGTCATCGTTCGTCTGAACTCGGGCGAGCAGCGTTACCTGCGTGCGGACTGCATGGGCACGGTTGGCGCGGTCTCGAACCCCGACAACCAGAACCAGAACTTCGGCAAGGCCGGTCGTACCCGCTGGAAGGGCAAGCGTCCGCTGACCCGCGGTGTCGCGAAGAACCCGGTCGATCACCCCCACGGTGGTGGTGAAGGCCGGACCAGCGGCGGTCGCCATCCGGTGACCCCGTGGGGCAAGCCGACCAAGGGTGCCCGCACTCGCAAGAACAAGCAGACGGACAAGATGATTATCCGTTCGCGTCACGCCAAGAAGAAGAGGTAA
- a CDS encoding 50S ribosomal protein L23, whose protein sequence is MAKKQEIQARHYDVVLAPHITEKSTLLSEHNGVVFKVANDATKPQIKEAVEALFDVKVTNVNTLVQKGKTKRWKGKPYKRTDMKKAIVTLAEGDSIDVTSGI, encoded by the coding sequence ATGGCTAAAAAGCAGGAAATCCAGGCCCGTCACTACGACGTGGTGCTTGCCCCTCACATTACCGAGAAGTCGACCCTGCTCTCCGAGCACAACGGCGTTGTCTTCAAGGTGGCGAATGACGCGACCAAGCCGCAGATCAAGGAAGCGGTCGAGGCCCTCTTCGACGTGAAGGTCACGAATGTGAACACGCTTGTCCAGAAGGGCAAGACGAAGCGCTGGAAGGGTAAGCCCTACAAGCGCACCGACATGAAGAAGGCCATCGTCACGCTGGCCGAAGGTGACTCGATCGACGTCACCAGCGGTATCTGA
- the rplD gene encoding 50S ribosomal protein L4 — MKVKVQKLDGKASGDIELSDDVFGVEPRADILHRVVTWQLENRRGTARPTRERSDVARTGAKFGAQKGGGRARHGDRAAPIFIGGGKAHGARKRDFNQSLNKKVRSLGLKMALSSKAKDGLVVVDTLELKDAKTKALAGHFEKAGFSGKVLFIDGDSVNDGFSKAAGNLPGINVLPAMGANVYDILKHDTLVLTKDAVEKLEARFNG; from the coding sequence GTGAAGGTCAAGGTCCAGAAACTAGACGGCAAGGCGTCGGGCGACATCGAGCTGAGCGATGACGTTTTCGGTGTCGAGCCGCGCGCAGACATCCTGCACCGCGTCGTGACGTGGCAGCTGGAAAACCGTCGCGGTACCGCACGTCCCACGCGCGAGCGTTCCGACGTCGCCCGTACCGGTGCGAAGTTCGGCGCCCAGAAGGGCGGCGGCCGGGCCCGTCACGGTGACCGTGCTGCCCCGATCTTCATCGGCGGTGGTAAGGCGCATGGCGCCCGCAAGCGCGATTTCAACCAGTCGCTCAACAAGAAGGTCCGTTCGCTCGGCCTGAAGATGGCCCTTTCGAGCAAGGCGAAGGACGGTCTCGTCGTCGTCGACACGCTCGAGCTGAAGGACGCCAAGACGAAGGCCCTCGCCGGTCACTTCGAGAAGGCCGGCTTCAGTGGCAAGGTGCTCTTCATCGACGGCGACAGCGTCAATGACGGTTTCTCGAAGGCTGCAGGCAACCTGCCGGGCATCAACGTGCTGCCGGCCATGGGCGCCAATGTCTACGACATCCTGAAGCACGACACGCTGGTCCTCACCAAGGACGCGGTCGAAAAGCTGGAGGCCCGTTTCAATGGCTAA